From the Mastacembelus armatus chromosome 14, fMasArm1.2, whole genome shotgun sequence genome, one window contains:
- the LOC113142596 gene encoding odorant receptor 131-2-like, with protein MSNASLTTISLGQGLMERVMLSTVTTLPCCVFLCINGTMLFTLRSKPVFCETSRYILLYNLLFADTVQLALSQLLYLLAAGRKILLYPECGVLVTLAILTSNISPLTLVLMSLERYVAVCYPLRHATIITIRNTGVAICVVWIFSLLNVFTQVLLLLNFPFKDLQSLQMKDFCATKSMLLSPVSELYDTAFTYFVFVSAGVTVAGSYIGVMVAARSATTDKASARKARNTLLLHLVQLGLSLISTIHNSLLTAISRTLDRIIIVRIQIVFYLCIIILPRCLSCLIYGIRDQTIRPVLMYHLCCQWRRSPLLSVFTSKPKISVVFNS; from the coding sequence ATGTCAAATGCCTCACTGACGACCATCAGCCTTGGACAGGGTTTAATGGAAAGAGTGATGCTTTCCACTGTGACTACGCTGCcatgctgtgtgtttctctgcattAATGGGACCATGTTATTCACCCTGAGGAGCAAACCAGTGTTTTGTGAGACTTCCCgttacattttactgtataacCTGCTTTTTGCAGACACTGTTCAGTtagcactgagccagttgctgTACCTACTGGCTGCTGGTAGAAAAATATTACTGTATCCTGAATGTGGTGTCCTTGTTACTCTTGCCATTCTCACAAGTAACATCTCTCCTCTCACACTGGTGTTAATGTCTCTGGAGAGATACGTAGCTGTGTGCTACCCACTGAGACATGctaccatcatcaccatcagaAACACAGGGGTGGCCATCTGTGTGGTCTGGATCTTTAGTTTACTAAATGTCTTTACTCAAGTTCTTCTACTCTTAAATTTTCCATTTAAAGACCTGCAGAGCCTGCAAATGAAAGACTTCTGTGCGACCAAAAGCATGTTGCTTTCTCCAGTGTCTGAGCTTTATGACACAGCCTtcacatattttgtgtttgtttcagctggTGTGACAGTCGCTGGCTCCTACATTGGTGTGATGGTAGCAGCCAGGTCAGCCACCACAGACAAAGCTTCAGCCCGTAAGGCTCgtaacacactgctgctgcacctgGTGCAGCTGGGCCTCAGTCTCATCTCAACTATACACAACTCACTGCTCACAGCTATCTCAAGGACCCTCGACAGGATTATAATTGTGCGCAttcaaattgtgttttatttgtgtattatcATCCTTCCAAGATGTCTGAGTTGTCTGATCTATGGAATCAGAGACCAGACCATCAGACCAGTCCTCATGTACCATCTGTGCTGTCAGTGGAGACGCTCACCTTTGCTCTCAGTTTTTACATCGAAACCTAAAATCAGCGTAGTTTTCAATTCTTAA
- the LOC113142595 gene encoding odorant receptor 131-2-like yields MSYANQSETVSIIIVNITAEQQYRGLLERVVFSTLLAMPCCVFLCINGTMLFTLRSKPVFCETSRYILLYNLLFADTVQLALCQLLYIIGVCRIILTYPVCGVLVMLARLSNDISPLTLVVMSLERYVAVCYPLRHATIITIRNTGLAICVVWIFSLLNVLIRVLLLINFLFKNMESLLMKDICSDIFLLLDPITDQYDKAFTYLVLTSATVAITSSYIGVIVAARSASTDKASAHKARNTLLLHLVQLGLSLISTMHNLFIQSLSTILPRLAITRIKNVFYVFIFVLPRCLSSLIYGLRDQTIRPVLMYHLSCGLKLHSPNQC; encoded by the coding sequence atgtcaTATGCAAATCAATCAGAGACTGTTAGCATCATCATTGtcaacatcacagctgaacAACAGTATCGAGGATTACTGGAAAGAGTGGTGTTTTCCACTCTCCTTGCAATGCcatgctgtgtgtttctctgcattAATGGGACCATGTTATTCACCCTGAGGAGCAAACCAGTGTTTTGTGAGACTTCCCgttacattttactgtataacCTGCTTTTTGCAGACACTGTTCAGTTAGCACTTTGCCAGTTACTGTACATAATTGGTGTTTGCAGAATAATACTAACATATCCTGTGTGTGGTGTTCTCGTTATGCTCGCCAGGCTCTCAAATGACATCTCTCCTCTCACACTGGTAGTGATGTCTTTGGAGAGATATGTAGCTGTGTGCTACCCACTGAGACACGctaccatcatcaccatcagaAACACAGGGCTGGCCATCTGTGTGGTCTGGATCTTCAGTTTGCTAAATGTCCTAATTCGAGTTCTTTTACTGATAAATTTTCTATTCAAAAACATGGAGAGCCTGCTGATGAAAGATATATGCTCTGATATATTTCTATTACTTGATCCAATAACTGATCAATATGACAAAGCGTTCACTTATCTTGTGCTCACGTCAGCTACTGTAGCAATCACCTCCTCCTACATTGGTGTGATAGTAGCAGCCAGGTCAGCCTCCACAGACAAAGCTTCAGCCCATAAGGCTCgtaacacactgctgctgcacctgGTGCAGCTGGGCCTCAGTCTCATCTCAACTATGCACAACCTTTTTATTCAATCATTGTCAACTATCCTACCGAGGTTAGCAATTACACGCATCAAGAATGTTTtctatgtgtttatttttgtcctaCCCAGGTGTCTGAGTTCTCTCATCTATGGGCTCAGAGACCAGACCATCAGACCGGTCCTCATGTACCACCTGAGCTGTGGACTGAAACTCCACAGTCCCAATCAATGCTGA
- the LOC113142598 gene encoding odorant receptor 131-2-like, producing the protein MSFAAQTNVTSELQYQGLMERLMFSTLTTLPCCVFLCINGTMLFTLRSRPVFCETSRYVLLYNLLFADTVQMALSQILYLIAAVRITLTYPVCGVLTMIGDLTSTISPLTLVVMSLERYVAVCYPLRHATIITISNTGLAICVVWIFSSLNVLVRIVLLLNFPFENLQSLQMNDFCSNLAMFLGSMSDLYDKAYTCFLFLSATVAITSSYFGVMVAARSASTDKASAHKARNTLLLHLVQLGLSLISTIYSPILIGLSRIVTRIVFVRFMNVFYACIFIFPRCLSSLIYGIRDQTIRPILMYYLCCGLKLSVVSVKIKVSH; encoded by the exons ATGTCGTTTGCAGCTCAGACTAATGTCACTTCTGAACTGCAGTATCAGGGGTTAATGGAAAGATTGATGTTTTCTACCCTAACTACGCTGCcatgctgtgtgtttctctgcattAATGGGACCATGTTGTTCACCCTGAGGAGCAGACCAGTGTTTTGTGAGACTTCCCGTTATGTTTTACTGTATAACCTGCTTTTTGCAGACACTGTTCAGATGGCACTGAGTCAAATACTCTACCTAATTGCAGCAGTTAGAATAACACTGACTTATCCTGTTTGTGGTGTTCTCACCATGATTGGTGATCTCACCAGCACCATCTCTCCCCTCACACTGGTGGTGATGTCTTTGGAGAGATATGTAGCTGTGTGCTACCCACTGAGACACGctaccatcatcaccatcagtAACACAGGGCTGGCCATCTGTGTGGTCTGGATCTTCAGTTCACTAAATGTTCTTGTTCGAATTGTTTTGCTGTTaaattttccatttgaaaaCCTGCAGAGCCTGCAGATGAATGATTTCTGCTCTAATCTTGCTATGTTTCTTGGATCTATGTC TGATCTTTATGACAAAGCCTACActtgctttctctttctatcAGCTACTGTAGCAATCACCTCCTCCTACTTTGGTGTGATGGTAGCAGCCAGGTCAGCCTCCACAGACAAAGCTTCAGCCCATAAGGCTCGTAACACACTGCTGTTGCACCTGGTGCAGCTGGGCCTCAGTCTCATCTCAACTATATACAGCCCAATCCTGATAGGTCTTTCAAGAATTGTAACAAGGATAGTATTTGTGCGtttcatgaatgttttttatGCGTGTATTTTCATCTTCCCCAGATGTCTAAGTTCTTTAATTTATGGTATCCGAGACCAGACCATCAGACCCATCCTCATGTATTATCTGTGCTGTGGACTGAAACTTTCAGTCGTCTCAGTCAAGATTAAGGTCTCACACTAG